The Streptomyces venezuelae genomic interval AGTCATGCTCACCATGCCCCCGCTGCACGGCAAGGGAGGCCGACGAGCCTCGCGCTGGGCCCCGCTGTGGTACCTGCGGCGCAACCCCGGCCACCACATGATGGTCGCCAGCTACTCCGCCGACCTCGCCGACGACCACGGCCGGTGGATCCGAGACGCCATCCTCACCTGGGGCGACGACCTCGGCCTCCAGCTCAAGCCCGGCAGCCAGGCCGTCAACCGCTTCGACATCGTCGGCGGCGAAGGCGGACTCCTCGCGGCCGGCCTCGTCGGCGGCCTGACCGGACGAGGCGCGCACATCGCCATCGTCGACGACCCCGTCAAGGACATGGCGGACGCCGACTCCCCGACCATGCGCAGACGCGCCTGGGACTGGTGGACCTCCATCATCCAGACCCGACCGGTGCCATATGCCTGATCCAGACCCGCTGGCACGAAGAGACCTCGCCGGGCGCATCCTCGCCACCGAGCGCGACGCCTGGCGCGTCATCGGCCTCCCGCACTCGCCGGCAGCCCGGACGATCCCCTCGGCCGCGCACCGGGGGGAGGTCTTGTGGCCCGAGCGGTTCAGCGCCGCTTACCACGCCAAGACCCGCAAGCGCGTCGGCGAACGCGTCTGGGACGCCTTGTACATGCAGAAGCCGCGCCCGCCCGCAGGAGGCGTGTGGCAGCGCGACTGGATCGACAACGCCCGCATCAACGCTGTGCAGTTATCCGGCTTCGACATCGCGCGCGTCATCGTCGCGGTCGACCCCCGCCGGCGGAGAGGGCACCGTCGGGAACGGGACCGGCATCGTCGGCGTGGCCCGCGACTTCGACCGGCAGCTCTACGTGCTGGCCGACCGGTCCGGCTCAATGGGCGCCGACGACTGGGGCCTGACCGCCTGCCGCCTGGCCCTCGAACTCAAGGCCGACGCCGTCGTGGTGGAGAAGA includes:
- a CDS encoding terminase large subunit domain-containing protein, whose amino-acid sequence is MAARDTASIVARHKTLPPARHRSIVRASPELRAELVRAERQLAMDRSPGALAAVLPGGQEMQARHLDLIDRAFIGMAEGRCDRVMLTMPPLHGKGGRRASRWAPLWYLRRNPGHHMMVASYSADLADDHGRWIRDAILTWGDDLGLQLKPGSQAVNRFDIVGGEGGLLAAGLVGGLTGRGAHIAIVDDPVKDMADADSPTMRRRAWDWWTSIIQTRPVPYA